A stretch of Desulfurivibrio alkaliphilus AHT 2 DNA encodes these proteins:
- a CDS encoding AI-2E family transporter, producing MLAMLRLWHRRYFSDPQAVILTFLLLIGTLVLLFFGRMLAPLLTAIIIAYLLEGPIAWMEDKGVRRIVGVSFVLLLFVVLALVGSFAIFPLLWAQIADLFKELPHYIARGQQVLLALPERYPAISEDQVREIVNTVRTQVGTLGQRMLAISLASVANLITLLVYLVLVPFLVFFLLKDKKIILEWVSLRLPRERSAAQYLWHDLDVQMGNYVRGKFWEILIVGVVTYLCFALLGVDYALLLATLTGLSVLIPYVGAVVVTIPVALIGYFQWGMGSELFWLLVIYGVIQGLDGNVLNPLLFAKVVNLHPVAIIAAILVFGGLWGFWGIFFAIPLATLVNAVIICWPRTPDPV from the coding sequence ATGCTTGCCATGTTGCGGCTCTGGCACCGGCGTTATTTCAGCGACCCCCAGGCGGTGATCCTGACCTTCCTGCTGCTGATCGGCACCCTGGTGCTGCTCTTTTTCGGCCGGATGCTGGCCCCACTGCTCACCGCCATCATCATTGCCTATCTGCTGGAAGGTCCCATTGCCTGGATGGAGGACAAGGGGGTGCGGCGGATCGTTGGGGTCAGTTTTGTGCTGCTGCTGTTCGTCGTGCTGGCCCTGGTGGGCTCTTTTGCCATTTTTCCCCTGCTCTGGGCCCAGATTGCCGATCTGTTCAAAGAGTTGCCGCATTACATCGCCCGGGGGCAGCAGGTGCTGCTGGCCCTGCCCGAGCGCTATCCGGCGATCAGCGAAGATCAGGTCCGGGAAATAGTCAACACCGTCCGTACCCAGGTGGGCACCCTTGGCCAGCGGATGCTGGCCATTTCCCTGGCCTCGGTGGCCAACCTGATCACCCTGCTGGTCTACCTGGTCCTGGTGCCTTTTCTGGTCTTTTTTCTGCTCAAAGACAAAAAAATCATCCTGGAATGGGTCAGCCTGCGGCTGCCCCGGGAACGCAGCGCCGCCCAGTACCTGTGGCATGACCTGGATGTGCAGATGGGCAACTACGTACGGGGCAAGTTCTGGGAGATCCTGATCGTCGGGGTGGTGACCTATCTCTGCTTTGCCCTGCTGGGGGTCGATTACGCCCTGCTGCTGGCCACCCTGACCGGCTTGTCGGTGCTGATCCCCTACGTCGGGGCGGTGGTGGTCACCATTCCGGTGGCCCTGATCGGTTATTTCCAGTGGGGTATGGGCAGTGAACTGTTCTGGCTGCTGGTAATTTACGGGGTCATCCAAGGCCTGGACGGCAATGTGCTCAACCCGCTACTTTTTGCCAAGGTGGTCAACCTCCACCCGGTGGCGATCATCGCCGCCATCCTGGTTTTCGGCGGCCTCTGGGGGTTCTGGGGCATCTTCTTTGCCATCCCCCTGGCCACCCTGGTCAACGCGGTCATTATCTGCTGGCCCCGCACCCCCGACCCTGTGTAA
- the mamK gene encoding MamK family actin-like protein, producing the protein MTILEQEETTMQEQEHSEYETAPAEETSSGRSATPQAMSDHTLVGIDLGTCRTVVVGADGQELEIRSVVGYPKDIISRQAVGDGPLFGNEALEKRNFLDLCHPLAEGVIRDASERDYQAARELIHHLVDKIKENSNGERVSGIIGVPARASLMNKEVLLKVAREVMDTALVVSEPFMVAYALGKLNRCIIVDIGAGTVDVCGMKGSVPAPEDQVTTFKGGDYLDERLEAAILRRHPGAQITRSLACRIKEEHAFVGEPERPVEVTLRVEGKPARFDITEEIRTVCESMVPNIVEQVETLIASFDPEDQEETLKNIYLAGCGSRIRGLDRMLANALHDYGDVRITCVDDPERIGAKGALKLALEVPPAHWPEIGLMFG; encoded by the coding sequence ATGACGATACTGGAACAGGAAGAAACCACCATGCAGGAGCAGGAGCACAGCGAATACGAAACCGCGCCGGCGGAGGAGACTAGCTCCGGCCGCTCGGCCACCCCGCAAGCGATGAGCGACCATACCCTGGTGGGAATTGATCTGGGAACCTGCCGCACGGTGGTGGTCGGAGCCGACGGGCAGGAGTTGGAAATCCGCTCGGTGGTTGGTTACCCCAAAGACATCATCAGCCGCCAGGCCGTGGGCGACGGGCCGCTGTTCGGCAACGAGGCCCTGGAAAAACGCAACTTCCTCGATCTTTGCCACCCTCTGGCGGAAGGGGTAATCCGCGATGCCAGCGAACGGGACTACCAGGCGGCCCGGGAACTGATCCACCACCTGGTGGACAAGATCAAAGAAAACAGCAACGGGGAACGGGTCAGCGGGATCATCGGGGTTCCGGCCCGGGCCTCGCTGATGAACAAGGAGGTGCTGCTCAAGGTGGCCCGCGAGGTGATGGATACCGCCCTGGTGGTTTCCGAACCCTTCATGGTCGCCTACGCGCTGGGCAAGCTCAACCGCTGCATCATCGTCGATATCGGGGCCGGCACGGTGGATGTCTGCGGCATGAAAGGCTCGGTACCGGCCCCCGAAGATCAGGTTACCACCTTCAAGGGGGGCGATTACCTGGATGAACGGCTGGAGGCCGCCATTTTGCGGCGCCACCCCGGGGCCCAGATCACCCGCTCTTTGGCCTGCCGGATCAAAGAGGAACACGCCTTTGTCGGGGAACCGGAACGGCCGGTGGAGGTTACCCTGCGGGTGGAAGGCAAACCAGCGCGTTTCGACATCACCGAAGAGATCCGCACGGTCTGCGAGAGCATGGTGCCCAATATCGTGGAGCAGGTGGAAACTTTAATCGCCTCTTTCGACCCCGAAGATCAGGAAGAGACCTTGAAAAACATCTACCTGGCCGGTTGCGGCTCCCGCATCCGCGGCCTGGATCGGATGCTGGCAAACGCCCTGCACGATTACGGCGATGTGCGAATCACCTGCGTAGATGACCCGGAACGAATCGGGGCCAAAGGGGCCTTGAAACTGGCCCTGGAAGTACCACCAGCGCACTGGCCCGAAATAGGCCTCATGTTTGGGTAA
- a CDS encoding rod shape-determining protein, producing the protein MTNQPDHDNSPLLLGIKLGTARTAVVSSRGYRQLTPSVVGYPRDIIAIRLLGKTQVFGDQALAHKSALVLYHPLRDGLAADSGKSNYNAGSELLQQIISEARQGESGDISAVIAVPARTSPAARQTLQQMAAQFCRNALILPEPYLVAYHLNRLANCLLVDIGAGGVTVCAIKGSAPLPQDQAVLPRGGDYLDQQLQALVNQHHQGLHISLTQARQIKEQYGYVGAAPEQVQLTLRAKGKPGLYDLTDELGAVCGSIVPEVVEQLASLLPSFDPEDQETALQHIYLTGGGSRIRRLAGMIAEGMHEYGPVRVSCVDEPEYGGAEGALQLAAELPPADWQEFGLANRLPEAGS; encoded by the coding sequence GTGACAAACCAACCAGACCACGACAACTCTCCCCTCCTGCTGGGAATAAAGCTGGGGACCGCGCGCACGGCGGTGGTTTCCAGTCGTGGTTATCGACAGCTGACCCCTTCGGTGGTGGGCTACCCCCGCGACATCATTGCCATCCGCCTGCTGGGCAAAACCCAGGTCTTCGGCGACCAGGCCCTGGCCCACAAATCCGCCCTGGTACTCTACCACCCCCTGCGTGACGGGTTGGCTGCCGATAGCGGCAAAAGCAACTACAACGCCGGTTCCGAACTGCTGCAACAAATCATCAGCGAGGCTCGCCAGGGCGAGAGCGGCGACATCAGCGCCGTCATCGCCGTGCCGGCGCGGACCTCCCCGGCCGCCCGGCAAACCCTGCAGCAAATGGCCGCCCAGTTTTGCCGCAACGCCCTGATCCTGCCCGAACCATACCTGGTGGCCTACCATTTAAACCGCCTGGCCAACTGCCTGCTGGTCGACATCGGGGCCGGCGGGGTTACGGTCTGCGCCATCAAGGGCAGCGCCCCTTTGCCCCAGGATCAGGCGGTACTGCCCCGGGGCGGCGATTACCTGGACCAGCAACTGCAGGCCCTGGTCAACCAGCATCACCAGGGGCTTCATATTTCGCTAACGCAGGCCCGGCAGATCAAGGAGCAATACGGTTATGTCGGTGCCGCCCCCGAACAGGTGCAGCTAACCCTGCGGGCCAAAGGCAAACCCGGGCTTTACGACCTTACCGATGAGCTGGGCGCGGTTTGCGGCTCCATCGTTCCCGAGGTCGTCGAGCAACTGGCCTCTTTACTGCCAAGCTTCGATCCCGAAGACCAGGAAACGGCTTTGCAACACATCTACCTCACCGGGGGAGGGTCGCGTATCCGCCGACTGGCCGGCATGATTGCTGAAGGGATGCACGAATATGGCCCCGTGCGGGTCAGTTGCGTCGATGAACCCGAGTACGGCGGGGCCGAGGGGGCCCTGCAACTGGCCGCCGAACTGCCGCCGGCCGACTGGCAGGAATTCGGCCTGGCCAACCGGCTCCCGGAAGCCGGCAGCTGA
- a CDS encoding THUMP domain-containing class I SAM-dependent RNA methyltransferase yields the protein MSNDSFLYQQNGGYFAQVAANLEEEAAAELAALGATRLNPIPRGVYFTAEPPVLYRIVYQTRLCSRVLAPLLHFNCHSTKYLYKTALALPWEKLLGVAQSFMINARVSDSRVGHSRYAALCLKDAIVDRFQQQFGGRPDVDRQQPDLVFDLHIRRNRAVISLDLAGESLHRRGYRRESGEAPIQETLAAALVDFSGWDGTRPLVDPFCGSGTILAEALLRRAAIPPGRLRRRFGPANLPDFSPALWQRVQKEADGKMQSLPAGLLAGSDQSKSAIRMARRNLALLPQGDRVELRVSPFQALPPINNAVIVTNPPYGIRLGDQQEAAALIRELGSFLKHHCTGSTACIYFGDPQLLKAIGLKPSRRKKLNNGGLEGVAACYELY from the coding sequence ATGAGCAACGATTCCTTTCTCTATCAGCAAAACGGCGGTTATTTTGCCCAGGTGGCGGCCAACCTGGAAGAGGAGGCCGCCGCCGAGCTGGCCGCCCTTGGGGCCACGCGCCTCAATCCCATTCCGCGTGGGGTTTATTTTACCGCCGAGCCGCCGGTGCTTTATCGGATTGTTTACCAGACCCGGCTCTGCAGTCGGGTGCTGGCCCCGCTGCTGCACTTTAACTGCCACAGTACCAAATACCTCTATAAAACCGCCCTGGCCCTGCCCTGGGAAAAACTGCTGGGGGTGGCGCAAAGTTTCATGATCAACGCCCGGGTCAGCGACAGCCGGGTGGGCCATTCCCGCTATGCGGCCCTGTGTCTTAAAGACGCCATTGTCGATCGTTTTCAGCAGCAGTTTGGCGGCCGTCCCGATGTTGACCGGCAGCAGCCGGATCTGGTTTTCGATCTGCATATCCGGCGCAATCGGGCGGTGATCAGCCTGGATCTGGCCGGCGAGTCGCTGCATCGCCGGGGTTATCGCCGGGAAAGCGGAGAGGCCCCGATCCAGGAGACCCTGGCGGCGGCCCTGGTTGATTTTTCCGGCTGGGACGGCACCAGGCCGCTGGTTGATCCCTTTTGCGGTTCGGGTACGATTTTGGCCGAAGCTTTGTTGCGGCGGGCGGCAATTCCCCCCGGTCGGCTGCGCCGGCGCTTTGGTCCGGCCAACCTGCCGGATTTTTCCCCCGCCCTCTGGCAACGGGTGCAAAAAGAGGCCGACGGCAAGATGCAGAGCTTGCCGGCCGGGTTGCTGGCCGGCAGCGACCAGTCAAAAAGCGCCATCCGAATGGCCCGCCGCAACCTGGCCCTGCTGCCCCAGGGAGACCGGGTAGAGCTGCGGGTGAGCCCCTTTCAGGCGCTGCCCCCCATCAACAACGCGGTCATCGTAACCAACCCGCCTTACGGGATCCGGCTGGGTGATCAACAAGAGGCGGCGGCCCTGATCCGGGAACTGGGCTCCTTCCTTAAACATCACTGTACCGGCTCCACCGCCTGTATCTATTTCGGTGACCCCCAGCTGCTCAAGGCCATCGGCCTTAAGCCCAGTCGCAGAAAAAAACTCAACAACGGCGGCCTGGAGGGGGTGGCGGCCTGCTACGAGCTCTACTGA
- a CDS encoding ASKHA domain-containing protein, translating into MFILLEPQKRKIPCAPELSLLAALQRRPNLAPPSLCGGEGSCGKCKIKILAGGVSEPSQAEQQLLTPTELVDGVRLACQTFPRETVTISLVEGNALSAEYKTRLALALDNAVVEPVSTKKYLQLTPPAIDDQVADLERIYHALKEQGLAVDDTAPGLLPALPRLVRSADWQLTATLRDRCLVDLEAGDSSGKHYGVAFDLGTTTMAAYLVDLATGRLLAQTARTNPQVTFGEDLMTRLDRAHQGDLATLQQTAVAGLNELLARLLADSGVQARHVQEATVVGNTCMQSLLLGIDPYYAGVAPFVPALQVVPELPAAWLGLQIAAEGRLHLPPLIAGFVGSDAVADLLTLDFDQPQPPHLLLDLGTNAEMALSVEGRVLACSAAAGPAFEGARISCGMRAAPGAIDRAVWDHDRLRCHTIDDQPARGIAGSGLISVAAVLQRAGLLNRRGGLRRRELPEGLQSPDGQGILLAAAEQTANGEPLVLTWKDLGEELVIARAAIRSGIEILLAEARLPWQELARISIAGAFGSFLDIDDALAIGLLPPLPAEQIGGVGNAAGLGAVKILLAAGQRRRARRLARQTSHVELSGYPGFNRVFARHMTLANKTRP; encoded by the coding sequence ATGTTTATTCTTCTGGAACCGCAGAAGCGCAAAATCCCCTGCGCGCCTGAGCTTTCTCTGCTGGCGGCCCTGCAGCGGCGGCCCAACCTGGCCCCGCCTTCCCTGTGCGGTGGTGAAGGGAGCTGCGGCAAATGCAAGATCAAAATTCTGGCCGGTGGGGTCAGTGAACCCAGCCAGGCCGAACAGCAGCTGCTTACCCCCACCGAACTGGTCGATGGCGTGCGCCTGGCCTGCCAGACCTTTCCCCGGGAGACGGTCACCATCAGCCTGGTGGAGGGTAATGCCTTAAGCGCCGAGTACAAAACCCGGCTGGCCCTGGCTCTGGACAACGCGGTTGTGGAACCGGTCAGTACCAAAAAATATCTTCAGCTTACCCCCCCCGCCATCGACGATCAAGTTGCTGATCTGGAACGCATTTACCACGCCCTCAAGGAGCAGGGGCTGGCGGTGGATGATACCGCGCCGGGGCTGCTGCCGGCACTGCCCCGGCTGGTCCGATCCGCCGACTGGCAGCTCACCGCCACCCTGCGCGACCGTTGCCTGGTCGACCTGGAGGCGGGGGACAGCAGCGGCAAGCACTACGGGGTGGCCTTCGATCTGGGCACCACCACCATGGCCGCCTACCTGGTCGACCTGGCCACCGGCCGGCTGCTGGCCCAGACCGCCCGGACCAACCCCCAGGTAACCTTCGGCGAAGACCTGATGACCCGCCTCGACCGGGCCCATCAGGGCGATCTGGCCACCCTGCAGCAGACGGCGGTGGCCGGGCTCAATGAGCTGCTGGCCCGGCTGCTGGCCGACAGCGGCGTTCAGGCCCGCCATGTGCAGGAGGCAACGGTGGTGGGCAATACCTGCATGCAGAGCTTATTGTTGGGCATTGACCCTTATTATGCCGGGGTGGCGCCCTTTGTTCCGGCCCTGCAGGTGGTGCCGGAGCTGCCTGCCGCCTGGCTGGGGTTGCAGATCGCCGCAGAAGGCCGCCTTCATCTGCCGCCGCTGATCGCCGGCTTTGTCGGGTCCGACGCGGTGGCCGACCTGCTGACCCTGGACTTTGACCAGCCGCAGCCGCCGCACTTGCTGCTGGATCTGGGTACCAACGCCGAGATGGCGCTGAGCGTGGAGGGCCGGGTACTGGCCTGCTCGGCCGCCGCCGGGCCGGCCTTTGAAGGGGCTCGGATCAGTTGCGGTATGCGGGCCGCGCCTGGCGCCATTGACCGGGCCGTTTGGGACCATGACCGCCTGCGCTGTCATACCATCGACGACCAGCCCGCACGGGGGATTGCCGGTTCCGGCCTGATTTCCGTGGCCGCCGTTTTGCAGCGGGCGGGCCTGCTCAACCGCCGGGGCGGCCTGCGCCGCCGGGAACTGCCGGAAGGTCTGCAATCGCCCGATGGCCAGGGAATTTTGCTGGCGGCGGCGGAACAGACCGCCAATGGCGAGCCGCTGGTGCTGACCTGGAAGGATCTGGGCGAGGAACTGGTGATCGCCCGGGCGGCGATCCGCAGCGGGATTGAAATTTTGCTGGCCGAGGCGAGGCTGCCCTGGCAGGAGTTGGCCCGGATCAGTATTGCCGGCGCCTTCGGCAGCTTCCTCGATATCGATGATGCCCTGGCCATCGGTCTGTTACCCCCGCTGCCGGCCGAGCAGATCGGCGGGGTGGGGAACGCCGCCGGCCTGGGGGCGGTGAAAATCCTGCTGGCCGCCGGGCAACGGCGCCGGGCCCGGCGGCTGGCCCGGCAGACCAGCCATGTCGAGCTTTCCGGTTACCCCGGTTTTAACCGGGTCTTTGCCCGCCATATGACCCTGGCAAACAAAACCCGACCATAA
- a CDS encoding trimethylamine methyltransferase family protein yields MQENALKAARETSYSQLDAAGIVAVHETSLEILAKVGIRVESPEAVEVFRRAGAANDGNIIFLTASLLNRTLTSAPSVVTLAGHDGHPDLEVGGTRSFAGTGGAALQVLDLESDAVRPATLRDIYQIARLVDQLEHIDFFVRPVIPRDIPEEGQDLNQYYAALAGTRKHVMAAVSRVESARRAIRLAALLCGGRDRLREKPVISFITSCCVSPLTLDRHSTEIMAELVRQEMPVVIGSAPMAGSTAPVTLAGTLAQMNAELLAGIALSQLINPGAPVIYGAVPAIADMHSGGFSGGAVEFGMLNGAAAQMAQFYDLPVYTSAGVTDSRTPDIQAGYEKAFSLLQLVHSGANLIHHAAGMLDSLKSVAYEQYVIDNDIIGMARRADRGIKVDRERLALEVIRDIGHHGSFLTHKHTRRYLRKERIFLRLGDRDNPKGEKGEWLDARQRARRQAQELLAAEPVVHIPPEIDRQLRQEFEILL; encoded by the coding sequence ATGCAGGAAAACGCTTTGAAAGCGGCCCGGGAAACCAGCTACTCCCAACTGGATGCCGCCGGTATCGTCGCCGTCCATGAAACCTCGCTGGAAATCCTGGCCAAGGTCGGCATCCGGGTGGAGTCGCCGGAGGCCGTGGAGGTTTTCCGGCGGGCCGGGGCCGCCAACGACGGCAATATCATCTTCCTTACCGCCTCGCTGCTGAACCGGACCCTGACCAGCGCCCCCTCCGTGGTTACCCTGGCCGGGCATGACGGCCACCCCGACCTGGAGGTGGGCGGGACCCGTTCCTTTGCCGGCACCGGCGGGGCCGCCCTGCAGGTGCTGGACCTGGAGAGCGATGCCGTGCGGCCCGCCACCCTGCGCGACATTTACCAAATTGCCCGGCTGGTTGATCAACTGGAGCATATCGACTTTTTCGTCCGCCCGGTGATCCCCCGCGACATCCCCGAAGAGGGGCAGGATCTCAACCAGTACTACGCCGCCCTGGCCGGCACCCGCAAGCATGTAATGGCGGCGGTTTCCAGGGTGGAGTCGGCCCGCCGGGCCATCCGGCTGGCGGCTTTGCTTTGCGGCGGCCGGGACCGGTTAAGGGAAAAACCGGTGATCTCCTTTATCACTTCCTGCTGCGTCAGCCCCCTGACCCTGGACCGGCACTCCACCGAAATCATGGCCGAACTGGTGCGCCAGGAGATGCCGGTGGTAATCGGTTCGGCCCCCATGGCCGGTTCCACCGCCCCGGTTACCCTGGCCGGCACCCTGGCCCAGATGAACGCCGAACTGCTGGCCGGGATAGCCTTGAGCCAGTTGATCAACCCCGGCGCCCCGGTGATTTACGGGGCGGTGCCGGCCATTGCCGATATGCACAGCGGCGGTTTTTCCGGCGGGGCGGTGGAGTTCGGCATGCTCAACGGCGCGGCGGCCCAGATGGCCCAGTTTTACGACCTGCCGGTCTACACCTCGGCCGGGGTCACCGACAGCCGCACCCCGGATATCCAGGCGGGCTACGAAAAGGCCTTTTCCCTGCTGCAACTGGTCCACTCCGGCGCCAACCTGATCCACCATGCCGCCGGTATGCTGGACTCCCTGAAGAGCGTGGCCTACGAGCAGTACGTCATCGACAACGATATCATCGGCATGGCCCGCCGGGCCGATCGCGGGATCAAGGTCGACCGGGAGCGGCTGGCCCTGGAGGTGATCCGCGATATCGGCCACCACGGCTCCTTTCTCACCCACAAGCACACCCGGCGCTATCTCCGCAAGGAGCGAATCTTTCTGCGCCTGGGAGACCGCGACAACCCCAAGGGGGAAAAGGGGGAGTGGCTCGATGCCCGGCAGCGGGCCCGCCGGCAGGCCCAAGAGTTGCTGGCCGCCGAACCGGTTGTCCATATTCCCCCCGAGATTGACCGGCAGCTCCGGCAGGAGTTTGAGATTTTACTTTAA
- a CDS encoding nitrilase-related carbon-nitrogen hydrolase — translation MQVAICQTSPQLFAVEQNLEQVIERIEHHRAQGAGLIIFPELALTGYFVGARYHEMALRLDSPQIARLAAATKGTAAVVGFIEESRSMNFYNAALVAVDGEILFCYRKINLPNYGVFEEKKFFSGGKRVPVFRLGEFNVAVFICNDLWHPSLPYLGISQKADIFVTIFNSSQGSMGSEFCNIESWQIINKFYARIFGIYNLCANRVGEEGPEKRREVDYSDGATPDAPGSFSFWGGSEIINPFGQEVVRARLHEVDEIGAVIDREMLRQKRIVLPYLRNDDPHFTQRELERILQGDKQYVTRRELRKVVRGEKY, via the coding sequence ATGCAGGTAGCGATTTGCCAGACCAGCCCCCAGCTCTTTGCGGTGGAGCAGAACCTGGAACAGGTTATCGAGCGGATTGAGCACCACCGGGCCCAAGGGGCGGGCTTGATCATCTTTCCCGAACTGGCCCTGACCGGCTACTTTGTCGGCGCCCGCTATCATGAGATGGCCCTGCGGCTGGATTCGCCCCAGATCGCGCGGCTGGCCGCCGCCACCAAGGGCACGGCGGCGGTGGTGGGGTTCATCGAGGAGTCACGCTCGATGAACTTTTACAATGCCGCCCTGGTGGCGGTGGATGGTGAGATCCTGTTTTGTTACCGCAAGATCAACCTGCCCAACTACGGGGTGTTTGAGGAAAAGAAGTTCTTTTCCGGCGGCAAGCGGGTGCCGGTTTTCCGGCTGGGAGAGTTCAATGTCGCGGTGTTTATCTGCAACGACCTCTGGCACCCCTCCCTGCCTTACCTGGGGATCTCGCAAAAAGCCGATATTTTTGTCACCATTTTTAACTCGTCCCAGGGTTCCATGGGCAGTGAGTTTTGCAATATCGAGTCCTGGCAGATCATCAATAAATTCTATGCCAGAATCTTCGGGATTTACAATCTGTGCGCCAACCGGGTCGGCGAGGAGGGGCCGGAGAAGCGCCGGGAGGTTGACTACAGTGATGGAGCGACCCCGGATGCGCCCGGTAGCTTCAGCTTCTGGGGTGGCAGCGAGATCATCAACCCCTTCGGCCAGGAAGTGGTCCGGGCCCGGCTGCATGAAGTAGACGAGATCGGGGCGGTGATCGACCGGGAGATGCTGCGCCAGAAGCGAATCGTGCTGCCTTACCTGCGCAACGATGACCCCCATTTTACCCAGCGGGAACTGGAAAGGATTCTCCAGGGCGACAAGCAGTACGTAACCCGCCGGGAGTTGAGAAAGGTGGTGCGCGGCGAGAAGTATTAA
- a CDS encoding FAD-dependent oxidoreductase produces the protein MTYPQHNVPTESEPWPPCRRACPVHADVRSYVNLAGQGKYAEALAVIRRRLPYAAVCGRICHHPCEANCRRREVDGAVAIREIKRFVAEHPEQANLPVTPGMGERQRVAVIGGGPAGLSAALELARRGYRPTVFEKEPKAGGIPAVAIPDYRLPKEVLQRDIDWILGHGVELQTGVQIGTDRSIKELHRQGFAAVIIAVGLSTSRLLPLPGVDQPGVYGALDFLRAVTAGRQLAIGREILVIGGGNVACDTARTALRLGGGLRVKLLCLESETEMPALPEEIDEAREEGIELLTRRGPLAIETAAGRISGLRHRRVRRVFNDQGQFAPEFDDSDQQTTTCDTVIFAIGQALEQDFIKGSGLKLDQRGRLPCDPASRQTSVPWIFAAGEAISPPGSVVEACAHGKRTAEAVDQYLRGEAICPPPEPPPALERLAPATAEQVARFPRVNLATRQAARRKQDFAPYVATISEEQAVSEARRCLECGNGARVTADRCVKCLNCVRLCPYQAPRIEQVALINRERCLACGICHGACPTGAIKMAGGTPEQLAAELPQLLAQLTGSGPKTVAYVCSRATGALACLQAATAPAADNCARICLPHPGQLDDRQLLHTLEAGADTVLVLLGPEEEEAHRQARRRLHGQVARLRHDLAALGMNPEKIQVLETTGDDQRQLLQAEPQSLSRQP, from the coding sequence ATGACTTACCCGCAACATAATGTACCCACCGAGTCGGAACCCTGGCCGCCGTGCCGGCGGGCCTGCCCGGTGCATGCCGATGTCCGCAGCTATGTAAACCTCGCCGGGCAAGGGAAATATGCCGAGGCGCTGGCGGTGATTCGCCGGCGGCTGCCCTATGCCGCCGTCTGCGGGCGGATCTGCCACCATCCCTGCGAGGCCAACTGCCGGCGGCGGGAAGTTGACGGGGCGGTGGCCATCCGGGAGATCAAGCGGTTTGTAGCTGAACATCCAGAGCAAGCCAACCTGCCGGTAACCCCCGGCATGGGGGAAAGGCAGCGGGTGGCGGTGATCGGCGGCGGCCCGGCGGGGCTGAGCGCGGCCCTGGAACTGGCCCGCCGGGGCTACCGCCCCACCGTGTTTGAAAAAGAACCAAAGGCCGGGGGCATCCCGGCGGTGGCCATCCCCGACTACCGGCTGCCCAAGGAGGTTTTACAACGAGATATCGACTGGATCCTCGGACACGGCGTCGAATTGCAAACCGGGGTGCAAATCGGCACCGACCGCAGCATCAAGGAGTTGCACCGGCAGGGTTTTGCCGCGGTGATCATTGCCGTGGGCCTGAGCACCAGCCGGCTGCTGCCCCTGCCCGGCGTCGACCAGCCCGGGGTGTACGGCGCCCTGGACTTCTTACGTGCCGTGACCGCCGGGCGACAATTGGCCATTGGCCGGGAAATTTTGGTCATCGGCGGCGGCAATGTGGCCTGCGACACCGCTCGCACCGCCCTGCGCCTTGGCGGGGGATTGCGGGTAAAACTGCTCTGCCTGGAAAGTGAAACGGAGATGCCGGCCCTGCCGGAGGAGATCGACGAAGCCCGCGAGGAAGGGATCGAACTGCTCACCCGCCGGGGCCCCCTGGCCATTGAGACGGCCGCGGGCCGGATCAGCGGCCTGCGCCATCGCCGGGTTCGCCGGGTATTCAACGACCAGGGGCAGTTCGCACCGGAATTTGATGACAGCGACCAGCAGACCACCACTTGCGATACGGTGATCTTCGCCATCGGCCAGGCCCTGGAGCAGGATTTTATCAAAGGCAGCGGCCTGAAGCTGGACCAGCGGGGCCGCCTGCCCTGCGACCCGGCAAGCCGGCAGACCAGTGTGCCCTGGATCTTTGCCGCCGGAGAGGCGATCTCCCCGCCGGGTTCGGTGGTGGAGGCCTGCGCCCATGGCAAGCGCACCGCCGAGGCGGTGGATCAGTATCTGCGCGGAGAGGCCATCTGCCCGCCCCCCGAACCGCCCCCGGCCCTTGAGCGGCTGGCGCCGGCCACCGCCGAGCAGGTTGCCCGTTTTCCCCGGGTGAACCTGGCCACCCGCCAAGCAGCTCGGCGCAAACAGGACTTTGCCCCTTACGTGGCCACCATCAGCGAAGAGCAGGCGGTGAGCGAGGCCCGGCGCTGCCTGGAATGCGGCAACGGCGCCCGGGTTACCGCCGACCGCTGCGTCAAGTGCCTCAACTGTGTCCGCCTCTGCCCCTACCAGGCGCCCCGGATCGAGCAGGTGGCGCTCATCAACCGGGAGCGCTGCCTGGCCTGCGGCATCTGCCACGGTGCCTGCCCCACCGGTGCCATCAAGATGGCCGGCGGCACCCCCGAGCAACTGGCCGCCGAACTGCCGCAACTGCTGGCGCAACTGACCGGCAGCGGCCCCAAAACCGTGGCCTACGTCTGCAGCCGCGCCACCGGCGCCCTTGCCTGCCTGCAGGCTGCCACTGCTCCCGCCGCCGACAACTGCGCCCGTATCTGCCTGCCACACCCCGGCCAGCTTGACGACCGCCAGCTACTGCACACCCTGGAGGCCGGCGCCGACACCGTTCTAGTGTTACTGGGGCCGGAAGAAGAGGAAGCGCACCGGCAAGCCCGCCGCCGGCTGCACGGGCAGGTGGCGCGTTTGCGACATGACCTGGCGGCCCTGGGGATGAACCCGGAAAAAATCCAGGTGCTGGAAACGACCGGCGATGACCAGCGGCAACTGCTGCAGGCAGAACCACAAAGCCTTAGCCGACAGCCTTAA